One genomic window of Ruminococcus gauvreauii includes the following:
- a CDS encoding threonine/serine exporter family protein codes for MVQDTNESVIRIDYRMLMETAALAGEIMLENGAEAYRVEDTISRMLYTAASISHAETVVLSTSFVATAAAVGMDPVTAARRIKSKGTNLNKICRVNQVSRDYCEGKISLEEVWLSLQKIRREKLYSGKLNFLCMIIIASSFTALLGGTAVDAAAAGLCGAVLELCLQAGRRTLLHSFIVEMCAAMVSSAVAVGFFHFLPAVRDANLIIIGTMMPLVPGVAVTNAARDTLQGDFVSGCARILEAFVKAFSAALGVGIVIFLYRALNGGGL; via the coding sequence TTACAGGATGTTAATGGAGACAGCCGCCCTGGCAGGAGAGATTATGCTGGAAAACGGTGCAGAGGCCTACCGTGTGGAAGACACCATCAGCCGTATGCTGTATACCGCCGCATCCATATCACATGCGGAGACGGTCGTCTTAAGCACCAGCTTTGTGGCGACGGCCGCTGCTGTCGGTATGGATCCGGTGACAGCAGCGAGGAGAATCAAAAGCAAGGGGACGAATCTGAATAAGATCTGCCGCGTCAACCAGGTGTCAAGAGACTACTGCGAAGGAAAAATCTCTCTGGAGGAGGTATGGCTGTCGCTGCAGAAAATACGCCGGGAAAAGCTCTATTCCGGGAAGCTTAATTTTCTGTGTATGATCATCATTGCGTCGTCTTTCACTGCACTTCTTGGCGGGACCGCGGTTGATGCCGCAGCCGCGGGTCTCTGCGGCGCAGTTCTCGAGTTGTGCCTGCAGGCAGGACGGCGTACGCTGCTGCACTCGTTTATTGTGGAAATGTGTGCGGCGATGGTTTCATCTGCAGTTGCGGTCGGATTTTTCCATTTCCTTCCGGCTGTCCGGGACGCCAACCTTATCATCATCGGTACCATGATGCCTCTTGTACCGGGGGTTGCTGTCACGAATGCTGCCAGGGATACACTGCAGGGAGATTTTGTCTCAGGATGCGCCCGCATTCTGGAAGCATTTGTCAAAGCATTTTCAGCGGCTCTCGGGGTTGGTATCGTGATTTTTCTATACAGAGCCTTAAATGGCGGAGGTTTGTAA
- a CDS encoding threonine/serine exporter family protein has translation MLLQSIYALAAVTAFCVLLEVPKKQVMPAGIAGSICWAVYLFIWNITASAVFSSFLSACVVSVYSRIMARFRRAPVTVFFIPGILPIVPGVAMYRTVYYLMTDNDLLAREHLLEALLIAGAIAFAVFLTDSVGTLLEGTYSARNRGPEQI, from the coding sequence ATGTTACTGCAAAGTATTTACGCATTGGCCGCAGTCACTGCATTCTGTGTTCTTCTGGAGGTGCCGAAAAAGCAGGTGATGCCGGCCGGTATCGCGGGAAGCATCTGCTGGGCTGTATATCTGTTTATATGGAATATTACCGCAAGTGCCGTATTCTCCAGCTTTTTGTCTGCATGTGTGGTCTCCGTCTATTCCAGGATCATGGCGCGGTTCAGGAGAGCGCCTGTCACAGTGTTCTTTATTCCAGGCATCCTTCCCATTGTCCCCGGGGTGGCAATGTACCGGACTGTCTATTATCTGATGACAGACAACGACCTGCTTGCCAGAGAACATCTCCTGGAGGCGCTGCTGATAGCGGGGGCGATTGCGTTTGCTGTTTTTCTGACAGATTCGGTCGGCACGCTGCTGGAGGGCACATATTCAGCCCGAAACCGGGGCCCTGAACAGATATGA
- a CDS encoding GntR family transcriptional regulator produces the protein MELEKVYTGNKVDVYQTLKNAIQYLALMPGSTINEQELASELGVSRTPIREALIRLSSETLIDIYPQKGTYVSRIDFEFANEVAYMRHILDTEICLTLCRERVDLHDAVDEILYFMRAAVKKKNVIEYLKKDQEFHKALFAYGKHELIWDIISTSRAHYNRFVILDLQLDGKLENSYQQHCDILDSIASGDEKKLLEILDVHHDHTGVDYEMIQKNFPEYFEA, from the coding sequence ATGGAATTAGAAAAAGTATATACGGGAAACAAGGTTGATGTCTATCAAACATTGAAAAATGCAATACAGTATCTGGCGTTAATGCCGGGTTCAACGATCAATGAGCAGGAACTGGCGTCTGAATTGGGGGTCAGCAGGACTCCTATCCGGGAAGCGCTGATCCGCCTGTCGAGTGAGACACTCATTGATATTTATCCTCAGAAGGGCACATATGTCTCGAGGATTGACTTTGAATTCGCCAATGAAGTGGCTTATATGAGACACATTCTGGACACTGAGATTTGTCTGACCCTGTGCCGGGAAAGAGTAGACCTGCACGATGCGGTAGATGAAATATTGTATTTTATGCGGGCTGCAGTCAAGAAAAAAAATGTAATAGAATATCTGAAAAAGGATCAGGAATTTCATAAGGCGCTGTTCGCTTATGGGAAACACGAACTGATATGGGACATCATTTCTACATCCAGGGCACATTATAACCGCTTCGTGATCCTGGATCTTCAGCTGGATGGGAAATTGGAAAACTCGTATCAGCAGCATTGTGATATCCTGGATTCGATCGCTTCCGGGGATGAGAAGAAACTGCTTGAAATTTTGGACGTGCATCATGATCATACGGGAGTTGATTATGAGATGATACAGAAGAATTTCCCTGAGTATTTTGAAGCTTAA
- a CDS encoding class I SAM-dependent methyltransferase → MNLEQLEREWVNPQMCSGPVQARMWDQRAEEYMERPIPRPGENLFLQYLLEKAKPDKSMNALDIGCGAGLYTIALAEYVEKAFGVDVSPDMIRGARKRAEGLGTANTEFLIQDWANADPDALNLRANFDVVFAHMTPAVCDYLTLDKMNACARGHCFLVKPARRHDKVQDAAFSMVGITGHRKQMDDMTPNAFAYLWLKGYNPEVSYREEIWEMEKPLKNMTDWCVGRAGLQKSLSHGEEDRIRKYLRDISMDGKIKETVTTTIVTVYWHV, encoded by the coding sequence ATGAACCTGGAACAATTAGAGAGAGAATGGGTGAATCCCCAAATGTGCAGCGGACCGGTTCAGGCCAGAATGTGGGATCAGAGGGCAGAAGAATACATGGAAAGACCGATTCCGCGACCAGGTGAAAATCTGTTTCTGCAATACCTGCTGGAGAAGGCGAAACCGGATAAGAGCATGAACGCACTTGATATCGGGTGCGGTGCGGGGCTCTATACGATAGCGCTTGCAGAATATGTGGAAAAGGCTTTCGGAGTGGATGTTTCACCCGACATGATCCGGGGGGCAAGGAAACGTGCTGAGGGGCTGGGGACTGCAAACACAGAATTTTTGATACAGGATTGGGCAAATGCGGATCCTGATGCTCTGAACCTGCGGGCCAATTTTGATGTGGTGTTCGCACATATGACACCGGCAGTCTGTGATTATCTGACGCTGGATAAGATGAATGCGTGTGCAAGGGGGCATTGTTTTCTGGTCAAGCCCGCCAGGCGTCATGATAAGGTGCAGGATGCGGCTTTCAGCATGGTGGGAATCACAGGACATAGGAAACAGATGGATGATATGACGCCCAACGCCTTCGCCTATCTGTGGCTGAAGGGGTATAATCCGGAAGTATCTTACCGGGAAGAGATATGGGAGATGGAGAAGCCGCTAAAAAATATGACAGACTGGTGCGTCGGCAGGGCAGGACTGCAGAAATCCCTTTCTCACGGGGAAGAGGACCGTATAAGGAAATATCTCCGGGACATCAGCATGGATGGCAAGATCAAGGAAACGGTGACAACGACAATTGTGACAGTATACTGGCACGTCTGA
- a CDS encoding FmdE family protein, which translates to MNKKIWETCVAFHGHECGGLTIGYQAALYAVRLLELAPGCKERSCCISEDEQVVCIAENDACGIDAIQVILGCSVGKGNLLFHMRGKQAFSFYNRNTGKSVRLVLKPRPEGMSREESFTYYQEHEPEELFEVKETAIKLPEKAKIFRSLTCSCCGETASENMMRLEGDRILCLDCYDSYDRFHI; encoded by the coding sequence ATGAATAAGAAAATATGGGAAACCTGCGTGGCATTCCACGGGCATGAATGCGGCGGGCTGACGATCGGATATCAGGCGGCGCTGTATGCCGTCAGGCTGCTGGAACTCGCGCCGGGCTGCAAAGAGAGGTCCTGCTGTATCTCTGAGGATGAGCAGGTGGTATGTATAGCGGAGAATGATGCCTGCGGCATTGATGCAATCCAGGTCATCCTGGGCTGCAGTGTGGGTAAGGGTAATCTGCTGTTTCATATGAGGGGAAAACAGGCGTTTTCTTTCTACAACAGAAACACCGGGAAGTCTGTGCGCCTGGTGCTGAAGCCCCGCCCGGAAGGAATGAGCAGGGAAGAATCTTTCACATATTATCAGGAGCACGAGCCGGAAGAGCTGTTTGAGGTGAAAGAGACCGCGATCAAACTTCCCGAAAAAGCGAAAATCTTCAGGTCTCTTACCTGCAGCTGCTGCGGTGAGACGGCTTCTGAGAACATGATGCGTCTCGAAGGAGACCGGATCCTTTGCCTGGATTGTTATGATTCCTATGATCGGTTTCATATCTGA
- a CDS encoding 50S ribosomal protein L25: protein MTTLKAEKRNPDIKAKKLRREGFAPGVLFGKGMDESVPLQFAEADVLQFIRKNGEGTQVTLDLGSEKTNAVVKSIDYNPMKKQVMAFDLQALVQGEVISTSVQVKLENSDCVQGIVEQDLSEISYRADPSNLLDTIIIDFEKLAPEIKVMHVKDLTLPGNKDVQFVTPEDAMIFHISDYVKNTESEESAEDKAED from the coding sequence ATGACTACATTGAAAGCAGAAAAAAGGAACCCCGACATAAAAGCAAAGAAATTAAGACGTGAAGGCTTCGCCCCCGGCGTACTGTTCGGAAAGGGAATGGACGAATCTGTTCCGCTTCAGTTTGCAGAGGCAGACGTCCTGCAATTTATCAGGAAAAACGGTGAGGGTACTCAGGTGACCCTGGATCTCGGCAGTGAAAAGACAAACGCCGTCGTCAAAAGCATTGATTATAATCCCATGAAAAAGCAGGTGATGGCATTTGACCTTCAGGCCCTGGTTCAGGGTGAAGTGATTTCCACTTCGGTACAGGTGAAACTGGAAAATTCAGACTGTGTACAGGGCATCGTGGAACAGGATCTTTCTGAGATCAGCTACAGGGCCGACCCGTCTAATCTTCTGGATACCATCATCATTGATTTCGAAAAACTTGCACCCGAAATAAAAGTTATGCATGTAAAAGACCTGACATTGCCCGGAAACAAAGATGTTCAGTTTGTAACACCGGAAGACGCCATGATCTTCCATATCTCGGATTATGTCAAGAATACGGAATCCGAAGAGAGCGCAGAAGACAAAGCCGAAGACTGA
- a CDS encoding GntR family transcriptional regulator, which produces MKNKDTRFSYVYNDLKGRIKNGQLQQGKYLPSSRQLCKDYQVSIRTISQVLNTLRQEGYIRIEPRTAPLVCYEHPDRSSSAMIKSVLSQRDGILQIYQTMALLIPPMIAFSAVGCRVEEQPHYRQLLKSGLLQPTVSEWRTVSDLFKDVLCSSGNTLFGDVYAALELYSQISFFAEEQQAFTSLSLSVLAPRMVPLINLLSTNDPFQIYGPFNELYRDTTELTARCLKQLETRFPDCPQQDTPVFSWSALRGQDFYYTRIVRDLINKIGTGFYPANDYIPHEAELARQYGVSVFTIRKALTETARLGFTKTFNSKGTVALIPNAAVAFRPLQNQTSKRTTLMYLYALQFLVFAIRPAATCAAPQITSEDLEFLAHKFEDPGNIPLADISQLLLDRLNLQPLKTILKELRNLSQFGFYFAFYRSKPDSTSLVNEKSLHAIHRLSTGDVVGFADGLSECYSHILRVVRRFVIEKYGLYEAKYLTVPDISFLTHSNDTLR; this is translated from the coding sequence GTGAAAAACAAAGACACTCGTTTTTCTTATGTATACAACGATCTCAAGGGAAGGATCAAAAACGGACAATTACAGCAGGGAAAGTATCTTCCTTCAAGCAGGCAGCTCTGCAAAGATTACCAGGTCAGCATCCGCACAATCTCACAGGTGTTAAACACTCTGAGGCAGGAGGGGTATATCAGGATCGAGCCCCGCACCGCGCCATTGGTGTGCTATGAACATCCAGATAGAAGTTCCTCTGCCATGATAAAGTCTGTTCTGTCACAGCGGGACGGAATTCTGCAGATTTATCAGACAATGGCATTGCTGATTCCTCCCATGATCGCTTTTTCGGCAGTGGGATGCAGAGTCGAAGAGCAGCCCCATTACAGACAGCTCCTAAAATCAGGACTGCTGCAGCCGACTGTCAGTGAATGGCGTACTGTTTCTGACCTTTTCAAGGATGTTCTCTGCTCCAGCGGCAACACATTGTTTGGCGATGTGTATGCAGCACTTGAGTTATACAGCCAGATAAGCTTCTTCGCAGAGGAGCAGCAGGCATTCACCAGCCTGTCCCTGTCGGTTTTGGCGCCCCGTATGGTCCCGCTGATCAATTTGCTGAGTACAAACGATCCCTTCCAAATCTACGGTCCGTTCAACGAACTGTACCGGGATACGACCGAATTAACTGCCAGATGTCTGAAGCAGCTGGAAACCCGGTTTCCGGATTGTCCTCAGCAGGATACGCCGGTGTTTTCCTGGAGCGCGCTTCGCGGTCAGGATTTTTATTATACGCGCATCGTCCGGGATCTGATAAACAAGATCGGTACCGGGTTCTATCCCGCAAACGACTATATTCCGCACGAGGCAGAACTTGCCCGCCAATACGGCGTATCTGTTTTTACAATTCGCAAAGCTCTTACCGAGACTGCACGTTTAGGTTTTACCAAGACGTTCAACTCAAAAGGAACTGTCGCCCTGATCCCGAATGCTGCCGTTGCGTTCCGCCCTCTTCAAAATCAGACAAGCAAGCGGACAACCCTTATGTATCTGTACGCGCTTCAGTTCCTTGTATTTGCCATACGTCCGGCTGCCACATGCGCAGCACCTCAGATTACATCCGAAGATCTGGAGTTTCTCGCACACAAATTTGAAGACCCCGGTAACATTCCTCTCGCAGATATTTCGCAGCTCCTTCTGGACCGCCTGAACCTGCAGCCTCTGAAAACAATACTGAAAGAACTGAGAAATCTCTCACAGTTCGGATTTTATTTTGCATTTTACCGCAGCAAGCCTGACAGTACCAGCCTGGTAAACGAGAAAAGCCTCCATGCCATTCACCGTCTGAGTACCGGCGATGTGGTAGGCTTTGCAGATGGCCTATCTGAATGTTACAGCCATATACTGCGTGTTGTGCGGCGTTTCGTTATCGAGAAATACGGTCTGTACGAAGCGAAATATCTGACAGTTCCAGATATTTCCTTTTTAACACATTCAAATGATACATTACGATAA
- a CDS encoding bifunctional diguanylate cyclase/phosphodiesterase codes for MKWSKTFIVRGAQIGLLSVILVVVFTASVWNAAQLRIVLSTSTKEYLNDVTTQTAGDIKDTIQHKMTELELLSDSVSRFDSVKDGGSLSEYLDSKARTQEFDPLAVFDRNGNSVFSESEVFADKREQKALLQMDSVQSSFEGEVCASYLGGKTIVYSVPIYENDKVTGVLIGGRSKENMQRMIASKSFDGNALSCIIGSDGQVVISPEDLNPFMQLDDIFESDEKVAAEIREMQENMRTGKDGMLKFTAVTQDELYLAYNGLGINDWILLTIIPADIISGGAERYIFQSFIIVGVTIVFFSLFLFAVFRFYNDYRKQLERSAFTDPVTGGMNNAAFQMKFREMSHIIKPFEYAVVLLDVKGFKMINERFGIDAANDILRYFHRVLERHMREEAQEFAARSESDHFLLCLKEHDPETIRTRLDRIIEDINSFRGVDLPNCQFSFKQGACLVEDPAMEITLLQDRARAAYQNQGSGLQQECSFYDNSFMDKLRKEHELNELFDHSIQDHDFQIYLQPKVGLRDNRLEGAEALVRWNHPQRGIISPADFIPLFERSDKICKLDLYVFQEVCKLMNSWIKEGKKPVPISVNLSRQHFWNAGFLDRFAEIAGEYEIPRGLIEFELTESIFFDRQRIKMVQESIRQMHAMGFLCSLDDFGSGFSSLGLLKEFDVDTLKLDRSFFLNIADDRGQEIIGCLIALAGKLKVQTVAEGIETPKQLEYLRSVHCDMVQGYIFSKPLPAAEFERWAVQYII; via the coding sequence ATGAAATGGTCAAAGACTTTTATTGTTCGCGGCGCACAGATTGGGCTATTGTCCGTGATTTTGGTTGTGGTTTTTACCGCTTCGGTCTGGAATGCCGCACAGCTTCGTATAGTATTGAGCACCAGTACGAAGGAATATCTGAATGATGTAACCACACAGACGGCAGGTGATATTAAGGACACCATACAGCATAAGATGACAGAACTGGAACTGTTGTCAGATTCAGTCTCGCGGTTTGACAGTGTGAAGGACGGAGGCAGCCTGAGTGAATATCTGGACAGCAAAGCACGTACCCAGGAGTTTGACCCGCTCGCAGTGTTTGACAGAAATGGGAATTCTGTTTTCTCGGAATCTGAAGTATTTGCTGACAAGCGGGAGCAAAAGGCGTTATTACAGATGGACAGTGTACAGTCTTCCTTTGAGGGGGAAGTCTGTGCCAGTTATCTGGGTGGGAAAACCATCGTTTACTCGGTTCCGATCTATGAGAATGATAAGGTGACAGGCGTATTGATCGGCGGCCGCAGTAAGGAAAATATGCAGCGGATGATCGCATCGAAAAGCTTTGATGGAAATGCACTGAGCTGTATCATCGGCAGTGACGGCCAGGTTGTGATTTCACCGGAAGATTTGAATCCATTTATGCAGTTGGACGATATTTTTGAATCAGATGAGAAAGTGGCTGCCGAGATCCGGGAAATGCAGGAGAACATGCGTACCGGAAAGGACGGTATGCTGAAATTTACAGCTGTCACACAGGACGAGCTCTATTTGGCGTATAACGGACTCGGGATTAATGACTGGATACTGCTGACCATTATTCCGGCCGATATCATATCCGGGGGCGCAGAAAGATATATTTTCCAGTCATTTATCATTGTGGGAGTCACAATTGTATTTTTCTCACTGTTTTTATTTGCGGTTTTCCGTTTTTATAATGATTATCGTAAACAGCTGGAGCGTTCTGCGTTTACAGACCCTGTAACAGGCGGGATGAACAACGCGGCTTTTCAGATGAAGTTCCGGGAGATGTCACATATTATAAAACCCTTTGAATACGCGGTTGTTTTGCTCGACGTCAAAGGGTTTAAGATGATCAATGAAAGGTTCGGAATTGATGCGGCAAATGATATTCTGCGCTATTTTCATCGGGTGCTGGAACGCCACATGAGAGAGGAGGCGCAGGAATTTGCAGCGCGCAGTGAGTCGGATCATTTTCTTCTTTGCCTGAAAGAACACGATCCCGAGACGATCAGAACAAGACTGGACAGGATAATTGAAGATATCAATTCATTTCGAGGGGTTGATCTTCCCAACTGTCAGTTCTCATTTAAGCAGGGGGCCTGTCTTGTCGAAGACCCTGCAATGGAGATCACGCTTCTCCAGGACCGGGCGAGAGCGGCATATCAGAACCAGGGGTCCGGGCTGCAGCAGGAATGTTCCTTTTATGACAACAGCTTCATGGATAAGCTGAGGAAAGAGCATGAATTAAATGAGCTGTTTGATCATTCGATTCAGGATCATGACTTTCAGATATACCTTCAGCCGAAAGTCGGACTCAGGGACAACCGGCTGGAAGGTGCTGAGGCATTAGTCCGGTGGAATCATCCGCAGAGAGGCATCATCTCTCCAGCAGATTTTATTCCGCTTTTTGAACGCAGTGATAAGATATGCAAGCTGGATCTCTATGTGTTTCAAGAGGTCTGCAAACTTATGAACAGCTGGATAAAAGAAGGGAAAAAACCGGTTCCCATATCGGTCAATCTCTCCAGGCAGCATTTCTGGAACGCCGGTTTTCTGGATCGGTTTGCTGAAATTGCAGGTGAGTATGAGATCCCGCGCGGGTTAATTGAATTTGAACTGACAGAGTCTATCTTTTTCGATCGTCAGAGAATCAAAATGGTACAGGAAAGTATCCGCCAAATGCACGCAATGGGATTCTTGTGTTCTCTGGATGACTTTGGTTCGGGCTTTTCTTCACTGGGACTGCTGAAAGAGTTTGATGTGGATACTCTGAAACTGGACCGTTCGTTTTTTCTGAATATCGCTGATGACAGAGGCCAGGAAATCATCGGATGCCTGATTGCGCTTGCAGGCAAGCTGAAGGTACAGACTGTTGCAGAGGGGATTGAGACACCAAAGCAGCTGGAGTATCTGAGGTCAGTACATTGTGATATGGTGCAGGGATACATATTCTCAAAACCGCTTCCTGCAGCGGAATTTGAGAGGTGGGCCGTGCAATATATTATCTGA
- a CDS encoding sensor domain-containing diguanylate cyclase has protein sequence MKKQINKRLCIIIFAAMLVSLLLNYLLQIFQAEDAMRAGSQELFWQINQILVQNEKEVEQIKEDFAKNCLVNAKAAAYIVQNKPDIINDQDELQKIAELLQIDEFHIFDTQGNLYAGSQPKYFGLNFNSGEQMQFFLPMLKDRSLELCQEITPNTAEQKLMQYAAVWREDGEGIVQIGMEPHRVLEAMKRNELSYIFSIVTADKGAVICALDPETYQVLGATSPSYIDKNIETLGIDPDEVNAGDSGFHAVVDGEKSYCVFERNGSVILGRIVPNDRLYQDVNRNSLMLGGYLLLLGVVMTAAISMYLDRYILTGIAAVNQKMRVITGGDLDTKVDVDTTPEFAELSDQINEMIGSLLDSTNKLSTVLDVVSIPVGVYEYRQNMKRVMATRRIAEILNLSQDETKLMLSDCVLFERKLEEIRGHMVDGRKGIYQLPGETKRFIRMESITYEKNILGILMDVTNDVMERQHIERERDIDLLTELYNRRAFYRRLEEFFVPAPEFKYAVILLADSDQLKRVNDRYGHESGDRYLCGVARILCTGPSENRIVARLGGDEFALIICADDRDELTERIGIIREAMQGYTVRLNADVAVMVRFSAGCAYYPEDGTDYRELLKLADQRMYQEKKEHKSEDKRCLDNDGADKPV, from the coding sequence ATGAAAAAACAGATAAATAAGAGGCTGTGTATTATAATTTTTGCGGCCATGCTGGTTTCCCTTCTGTTAAATTATCTGCTTCAGATCTTTCAGGCGGAGGACGCCATGCGTGCAGGTTCTCAGGAGTTATTCTGGCAGATCAATCAGATCCTAGTCCAGAATGAAAAGGAAGTAGAACAGATTAAAGAGGATTTTGCAAAGAACTGTCTGGTAAATGCCAAGGCGGCAGCCTATATTGTTCAGAATAAACCGGATATCATTAACGATCAGGATGAACTGCAAAAAATTGCAGAGCTACTCCAGATTGATGAATTTCATATATTTGATACACAGGGGAATCTGTATGCGGGTTCACAGCCGAAGTACTTTGGCCTGAATTTTAATTCCGGGGAACAGATGCAGTTTTTTCTGCCGATGCTGAAAGACCGCTCACTGGAATTATGTCAGGAGATTACTCCGAATACTGCAGAGCAGAAACTGATGCAGTATGCGGCAGTCTGGAGGGAGGACGGTGAAGGGATCGTACAGATCGGTATGGAACCGCACAGGGTCCTGGAGGCAATGAAGCGCAATGAGCTGTCTTATATCTTCTCTATCGTTACGGCGGATAAAGGGGCGGTCATCTGTGCACTGGATCCTGAGACATATCAGGTACTGGGTGCCACGAGCCCCAGTTATATTGATAAGAATATCGAGACGCTCGGGATCGACCCGGATGAAGTGAACGCCGGAGATAGCGGATTCCATGCGGTTGTGGACGGTGAGAAAAGTTATTGCGTATTTGAAAGAAACGGGTCGGTGATTCTTGGACGTATTGTTCCCAATGACAGGCTGTATCAGGATGTAAACAGAAACAGCCTGATGCTGGGCGGTTACCTGCTGCTTCTCGGTGTTGTCATGACGGCTGCGATCTCCATGTATCTGGACCGCTACATTCTAACCGGCATTGCAGCTGTGAATCAGAAGATGCGGGTGATCACAGGAGGGGATCTGGACACGAAGGTTGATGTGGATACTACACCGGAATTCGCGGAGCTGAGTGATCAGATCAATGAAATGATAGGGAGCCTGCTGGACAGTACCAATAAGCTGTCGACGGTTCTGGATGTGGTCAGTATACCGGTGGGTGTCTATGAATACCGGCAGAACATGAAGCGTGTGATGGCGACCAGGAGGATTGCGGAGATTTTAAACCTGTCACAGGATGAGACAAAGCTGATGCTGTCGGACTGTGTACTGTTTGAACGAAAGCTGGAAGAAATCCGCGGGCATATGGTGGATGGGAGAAAAGGAATTTATCAGCTTCCCGGGGAGACAAAGCGCTTTATCCGTATGGAGTCCATCACTTATGAAAAGAATATACTGGGCATCCTCATGGATGTGACAAATGATGTGATGGAACGTCAGCATATTGAACGCGAGCGGGATATTGATCTGTTAACGGAGTTATATAACCGCCGGGCGTTCTACCGCCGTCTGGAAGAGTTTTTTGTTCCCGCGCCTGAATTTAAATATGCGGTGATCCTGCTCGCCGATTCAGACCAGCTGAAACGGGTCAATGACCGGTATGGACATGAAAGCGGTGACCGCTATCTGTGCGGGGTTGCCCGGATTTTGTGTACCGGGCCGTCAGAAAACAGAATCGTCGCCAGGCTGGGAGGTGATGAATTTGCACTGATTATCTGCGCGGATGACAGGGATGAGCTGACGGAGCGGATAGGGATCATACGCGAGGCGATGCAAGGCTACACGGTCAGACTGAATGCTGATGTGGCTGTTATGGTCCGGTTTTCTGCCGGATGTGCATACTATCCGGAGGATGGGACAGATTATCGGGAACTGCTGAAACTTGCAGATCAACGAATGTATCAGGAGAAAAAAGAGCATAAAAGTGAGGATAAGAGGTGTTTAGATAATGATGGAGCAGATAAGCCTGTTTGA